One segment of Fibrobacter succinogenes DNA contains the following:
- a CDS encoding lipopolysaccharide assembly protein LapB, translating to MMAVTLDSLKKAIKKNKGRSQAMAWLADMERASGDYEAALKTVDAALAAYPSDVPAMLVRAKILAGQQDFAGSITEYKKVIAKDPFCLAAHKRMGESYDKLGKETERNACFRRVHDMDPLDTFWKDEYDVQIEEDQSVATMAPPPMDDESSFTMDLGNEPENTETSEEEDNVFADLASSLSNADDEDSSSMDALRDSLDIASDELAKSGAVSETSNFDDNALDSSEVTSAISGILGGDEDFDLLGGASKKEDSAASSLFSSFSDDEEKKNLDEPAESDNPFESLVEDKPSEVVEEAPSENLFSLDSLDEPQVAEEPAEKPAESAASPMHMEFSDEEAETESAEANLFDLDDSLDETPKTEEPLMFEETPKVEESPVVEDAPKVAEAPKAEEPETNVNDAFSSIFGEDDLPEESIPVAEKPVADKPASEDSDFKFEEPAAELAEFAAPAEPAVEEPVAEKAAPISLDELAEEDSFSSLFEKSADADFSMDEKPAEEPSVTETVESVKPAAPAEEESFGGLFEKSADADFSMDETPAEKPVEAAPEESKPSENDVPATHMAFSEEESPSKLDDNFVLDLDEPAEETAIEKAPVFENPAAEVAVEKSPVVEESVVESAAQAAPAAAESSADNVDGAFDALFGEDELFEEPPAKAAAVEEPVAEAPVIEEAVSEKPVIEETLAEPAIAESAAPAETVQELAPAPAAAESSADNVDGAFDALFGEDELFEEPPAKAAAVEEPVAEAPVIEEAVSEKPVVEETLAEPAVAESAAPAETVQEPAPAPAAAKEEDVAKEMGGAFASMFGDEDDLDLPEEKTSSSSAPSSEPAEVALAEEPLSQEATGAEIEESSVKESAKDNVEDTVEESFENIFGADADDDLPEEKVETVAKAAPAAAPAEKPAPVEHPVEAEKPVDEVQKPIEESFDNIFGSADDDLPEEKVETVGKAAPAAAPAEKPAPVEQPVEAEKKVAEVEKPAEKAEKAPSAELDSIDSEVSNAFAGLFDEDDSLPESDVPNNKGVDYLMSGDSDDEVSASLVNNAEAPLSRGAPDLDDSLNTRTLADIYMEQGVYNKALEIYADLAKKDPNNAEIKSRLSEIEKLCREKFGEG from the coding sequence ATGATGGCTGTAACGTTGGATTCTCTCAAAAAGGCTATAAAAAAGAATAAGGGGCGTTCTCAGGCTATGGCCTGGCTTGCCGATATGGAACGCGCTTCTGGTGATTATGAAGCTGCCCTTAAAACTGTCGATGCTGCTCTTGCGGCGTATCCGTCCGATGTTCCGGCTATGTTGGTCCGAGCCAAAATCTTGGCCGGTCAGCAGGATTTTGCGGGAAGTATCACCGAATACAAGAAGGTGATTGCCAAGGATCCTTTCTGCCTCGCTGCACACAAGAGAATGGGCGAGTCCTACGATAAGCTGGGCAAGGAAACCGAACGCAATGCCTGTTTCCGCCGTGTTCACGACATGGATCCGCTGGACACGTTCTGGAAAGATGAATACGATGTACAGATCGAAGAAGATCAGTCTGTCGCTACTATGGCTCCGCCACCGATGGACGATGAAAGTTCGTTCACGATGGATTTGGGCAATGAACCTGAAAATACGGAAACGTCTGAAGAAGAAGACAATGTCTTTGCCGATCTGGCTTCGTCACTTTCGAATGCGGACGATGAAGACAGTTCTTCAATGGATGCTTTACGCGATTCCTTGGATATTGCTTCGGATGAACTCGCTAAGAGTGGTGCTGTTTCTGAAACCTCGAATTTTGACGACAATGCCCTAGATTCAAGCGAAGTGACTTCGGCTATTTCTGGAATTTTGGGAGGGGACGAAGATTTTGATTTGTTAGGAGGGGCTTCCAAAAAAGAAGATTCTGCTGCGTCATCTTTGTTCTCTAGCTTCTCGGATGACGAGGAAAAAAAAAATCTAGATGAACCGGCTGAGTCCGATAATCCGTTTGAAAGTCTTGTAGAAGATAAGCCTAGTGAAGTTGTCGAAGAAGCTCCAAGTGAAAATCTTTTTAGCTTGGATAGCTTGGACGAACCTCAGGTGGCAGAAGAACCTGCGGAAAAGCCTGCTGAAAGCGCTGCTTCTCCTATGCACATGGAATTTTCGGATGAAGAAGCCGAAACTGAAAGTGCGGAAGCCAATCTATTTGATTTAGATGATAGTTTGGATGAAACGCCGAAGACCGAAGAACCTTTGATGTTTGAAGAAACTCCAAAGGTCGAAGAATCTCCGGTGGTTGAGGACGCGCCTAAGGTTGCGGAAGCTCCGAAAGCTGAAGAACCTGAGACAAACGTCAATGACGCATTTTCTTCCATTTTCGGAGAAGATGATCTTCCGGAAGAATCTATACCGGTAGCTGAAAAACCGGTAGCAGATAAACCAGCATCCGAGGATTCTGATTTCAAATTTGAAGAACCTGCTGCTGAACTTGCTGAATTTGCGGCTCCGGCCGAACCGGCTGTAGAAGAGCCTGTCGCTGAAAAAGCTGCTCCAATATCGTTGGATGAACTTGCTGAAGAAGACTCCTTTAGTAGCTTGTTCGAAAAGTCCGCAGATGCAGACTTTAGTATGGATGAAAAACCTGCTGAAGAACCGTCCGTTACTGAAACTGTAGAAAGTGTAAAACCGGCAGCTCCTGCCGAAGAAGAATCGTTTGGTGGTTTGTTCGAAAAGTCTGCTGATGCAGATTTTAGTATGGACGAAACTCCTGCAGAAAAGCCTGTAGAAGCAGCACCCGAGGAAAGTAAACCTTCGGAAAACGATGTGCCTGCAACGCACATGGCTTTTTCCGAAGAGGAATCTCCATCTAAATTAGATGATAACTTTGTTCTTGATTTAGATGAACCGGCAGAAGAAACTGCTATTGAAAAAGCTCCAGTCTTTGAAAATCCCGCTGCAGAAGTTGCCGTCGAAAAGAGCCCTGTAGTTGAAGAATCTGTTGTTGAAAGTGCTGCTCAAGCAGCTCCTGCAGCGGCAGAAAGTTCTGCTGATAATGTGGATGGCGCTTTTGATGCTCTCTTTGGTGAAGACGAACTCTTTGAAGAGCCGCCTGCAAAGGCTGCTGCTGTCGAAGAACCAGTTGCAGAAGCTCCAGTGATTGAAGAGGCTGTTTCAGAAAAGCCAGTCATAGAGGAAACTCTTGCTGAACCTGCTATTGCTGAAAGTGCAGCGCCTGCAGAAACCGTTCAAGAACTAGCTCCTGCTCCAGCTGCGGCAGAAAGTTCTGCAGATAATGTGGATGGTGCTTTTGATGCTCTCTTTGGTGAAGACGAACTCTTTGAAGAGCCGCCTGCAAAGGCAGCTGCTGTCGAAGAACCTGTTGCAGAAGCTCCCGTGATTGAAGAGGCTGTTTCTGAAAAGCCAGTCGTAGAGGAAACTCTTGCTGAACCTGCTGTTGCTGAAAGTGCAGCGCCTGCAGAAACCGTTCAAGAACCAGCTCCTGCTCCAGCAGCGGCCAAAGAAGAAGATGTCGCTAAGGAAATGGGGGGCGCCTTTGCCTCCATGTTTGGCGATGAAGATGACTTGGATTTGCCTGAAGAAAAAACTTCGTCCAGTTCTGCTCCGTCGTCGGAACCGGCTGAAGTTGCCTTGGCTGAAGAACCGTTGAGCCAAGAAGCAACTGGTGCCGAAATCGAAGAAAGCTCTGTAAAAGAAAGTGCAAAGGATAACGTCGAAGACACTGTTGAAGAATCTTTTGAAAACATTTTTGGTGCCGATGCCGACGACGATCTTCCTGAAGAAAAAGTTGAAACGGTAGCAAAAGCAGCGCCTGCCGCAGCACCGGCTGAAAAACCGGCTCCGGTAGAACATCCTGTTGAAGCCGAAAAACCGGTTGATGAGGTCCAGAAGCCGATTGAGGAATCTTTCGACAACATCTTTGGAAGCGCTGACGACGATCTTCCTGAAGAAAAAGTTGAAACTGTAGGAAAAGCAGCGCCTGCCGCAGCACCGGCTGAAAAACCGGCTCCGGTAGAACAGCCTGTTGAAGCTGAAAAAAAGGTTGCCGAAGTCGAAAAGCCTGCTGAAAAGGCTGAAAAAGCTCCTTCTGCAGAATTAGATTCCATAGACTCCGAAGTTTCAAACGCTTTCGCAGGCTTGTTTGATGAAGATGATTCTTTGCCGGAATCGGATGTGCCGAACAACAAGGGCGTTGATTATCTGATGTCCGGTGATTCTGATGATGAAGTTTCTGCAAGTCTTGTCAATAATGCTGAAGCTCCGTTGTCTCGCGGTGCTCCTGATTTGGACGACAGCCTGAATACACGTACGCTTGCCGACATTTATATGGAACAAGGTGTTTACAACAAGGCTCTTGAAATTTATGCGGATCTTGCAAAGAAGGATCCGAACAATGCTGAAATCAAATCGCGGTTGAGCGAAATAGAAAAGCTTTGCCGTGAAAAGTTTGGAGAAGGCTAA
- a CDS encoding type IV pilus twitching motility protein PilT translates to MAELRIEQLLREMVNRKASDLHLRVGVPPVYRINGTLQKIFDVRIDGAMMDSFLDDIMNRDQKQRFETNKECDFAVGARDMGRFRVNVFRQRGTIAVVIRHIKATIPPFEELHLPEIIRELALTKRGLVLVTGTTGSGKSTTLASMIDYINQKESVNVITVEDPIEYLYKDNVAIISQREIGVDTLSYANALRAALRQDPDVLLVGEIRDLETMQIALTAADTGHMVFATIHTTNAVETIHRVLSMYPPHQHDEIRLLLAEVLAGIISLRLLPTKDGKGRVPAAEILVNTGAIKEYIQDKDKIDMVEQAVAEGHIQYHSQTFDQALLELYQNEQISLETAMNAATNRDDFDLKIRGISGTSDRGWM, encoded by the coding sequence ATGGCAGAACTTCGCATTGAACAGCTCTTGCGTGAAATGGTGAACCGCAAGGCGTCTGACTTGCACTTGCGAGTTGGCGTTCCGCCGGTTTACCGTATCAATGGTACATTGCAGAAAATTTTTGACGTGCGTATTGATGGTGCCATGATGGATTCTTTCTTGGATGATATCATGAACCGCGACCAAAAGCAGCGTTTCGAAACGAACAAGGAATGCGACTTTGCTGTGGGCGCCCGCGATATGGGCCGTTTCCGTGTGAACGTGTTCCGTCAGCGTGGTACGATTGCCGTTGTGATTCGTCATATTAAGGCTACGATTCCTCCGTTCGAAGAATTGCATTTGCCCGAAATCATTCGCGAGTTGGCTTTGACAAAGCGCGGTCTTGTGCTTGTTACGGGTACGACGGGTTCTGGTAAGTCGACGACGCTTGCGTCCATGATTGACTACATCAATCAGAAAGAATCCGTGAACGTCATTACGGTTGAAGACCCGATTGAATACCTTTATAAAGACAACGTAGCGATTATCTCGCAGCGTGAAATCGGCGTGGACACTCTTTCGTATGCAAACGCACTTCGTGCGGCGCTTCGTCAGGACCCGGACGTGCTCCTTGTGGGTGAAATTCGTGACTTGGAAACGATGCAGATTGCTTTGACTGCTGCTGATACGGGCCACATGGTGTTTGCGACCATCCATACGACGAACGCTGTAGAAACAATCCATCGTGTGCTTTCGATGTATCCGCCGCACCAGCATGACGAAATTCGTCTCTTGCTTGCTGAAGTTCTCGCGGGCATTATTTCGCTTAGACTTTTGCCGACCAAGGATGGCAAGGGCCGTGTGCCTGCTGCTGAAATCCTCGTGAATACGGGTGCCATCAAGGAATATATCCAGGACAAGGATAAGATTGACATGGTGGAACAGGCTGTTGCCGAAGGCCACATCCAATATCATAGCCAGACGTTCGACCAGGCGCTTTTGGAACTTTACCAGAACGAACAAATCTCGCTCGAAACGGCTATGAATGCTGCAACGAATCGCGATGACTTTGATCTTAAGATTCGTGGTATTTCTGGTACATCTGACCGCGGCTGGATGTAG
- a CDS encoding carbohydrate-binding domain-containing protein, translating to MNKRILIMGCISGFSLGMLTSCSDSNSDLYNTGNPIAGIDSESSSSTADEGYIDITSSDSETGTPTESPESSATTASSSSNGTKPSGKSSSSNVTPSINSSSSATPTAQSSSSEQSEQINKNTGERPVITYAAGGATVANGGNCVNIQGGSVKITCGGEYDFSGSYSGSDAQILVSTAKSDTTVYLNMKGLTLTNTVDAPIYIQKANKAFVVAKNGTTNTFSDAATRTQNYSYTNDNGEVKIDTTGACIYAKDDLTIKGEGTLVVNGNYNNGIHTSNDLRIKNGLITVKAKNNGLKGKETVAISGGTINITTTEGDGIKSDTEDATDLASGKGSIEITGGEITINSAFDGITAANAVVIANGESTSPTIKVTAGGGHSCLSDPTNNAGNSSGRGGPGGMGGSSCSPTESMKGIKGDSSITISAGIIDINSRDDGLHSSGTITVSGGSVTVATDDDGVHAEKALYVKDKANISVTLAYEGMESPDMHLEGGITSVITTDDGWNAAGGTSTSTGGNTGRGDPGGFSGGGFGPGGGSTGKLTVTGGYHYIYVGTGDTDGVDSNGDITISGGVIVVECRMNGGMGGMVDSDGTTNISANAKLLGFGTNNSEEGTQYSVNFTANDYYGTSEIAFKPSFSGSKMVSSVGKPSVVNSVSGMNKTCFGNSNDRCVYTK from the coding sequence ATGAATAAAAGAATCTTGATCATGGGCTGCATTTCAGGATTTTCGCTAGGAATGCTCACGAGCTGTTCTGACTCGAATTCTGATTTATACAACACAGGCAACCCCATCGCAGGGATTGATAGCGAAAGTTCCTCTTCTACAGCAGACGAGGGCTACATTGATATTACTTCTAGCGATTCCGAAACCGGCACGCCAACAGAATCACCGGAAAGCAGCGCAACCACGGCATCTTCAAGCAGCAACGGCACAAAGCCGAGCGGCAAGAGTTCTTCGAGCAACGTAACTCCAAGCATAAATTCCAGCAGTTCCGCAACGCCCACGGCACAGAGTTCCTCTAGCGAGCAAAGCGAACAAATTAACAAAAATACCGGCGAGCGCCCGGTCATCACCTACGCCGCAGGCGGCGCAACAGTTGCCAACGGCGGGAATTGCGTAAACATTCAGGGCGGTTCCGTAAAAATCACCTGCGGCGGTGAATACGACTTTAGCGGAAGCTATTCCGGAAGCGATGCACAAATTTTAGTTTCAACCGCAAAAAGCGATACCACCGTTTACCTGAACATGAAAGGACTCACGCTCACCAATACGGTAGACGCTCCAATTTACATCCAGAAGGCAAACAAAGCTTTCGTTGTGGCAAAGAACGGCACGACCAATACCTTCAGCGATGCCGCCACCCGAACCCAAAATTACAGCTACACCAACGACAACGGCGAAGTCAAAATCGATACAACAGGAGCCTGCATTTACGCCAAGGACGACCTCACCATCAAAGGCGAAGGAACGCTCGTTGTCAACGGCAACTACAATAACGGCATCCACACCAGCAACGATTTGAGAATCAAGAACGGCCTCATTACGGTCAAAGCCAAGAACAACGGTCTTAAAGGCAAAGAAACTGTAGCCATTAGCGGTGGCACAATCAATATCACTACGACTGAAGGCGATGGCATCAAGAGCGATACCGAAGATGCTACAGATTTAGCATCCGGCAAGGGTTCTATCGAAATCACGGGTGGCGAAATCACCATCAATTCTGCATTCGACGGCATCACCGCTGCCAATGCAGTTGTCATTGCTAATGGCGAATCGACATCCCCGACAATCAAGGTTACAGCAGGCGGCGGCCACAGCTGCCTTAGCGATCCCACAAACAACGCAGGAAACAGCTCTGGTCGCGGTGGCCCAGGCGGAATGGGCGGCAGTTCCTGCTCTCCGACCGAAAGCATGAAGGGTATCAAGGGCGATTCGAGCATCACCATCAGCGCAGGCATTATCGATATCAACAGCCGCGATGACGGCCTCCACAGCAGCGGAACCATTACTGTTTCAGGCGGATCCGTTACCGTTGCTACAGATGACGATGGAGTCCATGCCGAAAAAGCGCTCTATGTCAAGGACAAAGCCAACATCAGCGTCACCCTCGCCTACGAAGGCATGGAATCCCCGGACATGCACCTTGAAGGCGGCATTACAAGCGTCATCACCACGGATGATGGCTGGAATGCTGCTGGCGGAACGTCTACATCGACCGGTGGCAACACAGGTCGCGGCGACCCAGGCGGATTCAGCGGCGGAGGCTTCGGTCCCGGTGGCGGAAGCACCGGCAAACTCACGGTTACGGGCGGTTACCACTACATTTACGTAGGCACAGGCGATACAGACGGTGTCGACAGCAATGGTGACATTACGATTTCTGGCGGTGTAATCGTCGTGGAATGCCGCATGAACGGCGGTATGGGCGGCATGGTCGATTCCGACGGAACCACAAACATTTCTGCAAACGCAAAACTTCTCGGATTCGGCACAAACAACTCCGAAGAAGGCACGCAGTATAGCGTAAACTTCACAGCTAACGACTACTATGGCACTTCCGAAATCGCGTTCAAGCCAAGCTTCTCCGGAAGCAAGATGGTGTCTAGCGTTGGTAAGCCAAGTGTCGTAAACAGCGTGAGCGGCATGAACAAGACCTGCTTCGGAAACAGTAACGACAGATGCGTTTATACGAAGTAG
- a CDS encoding U32 family peptidase C-terminal domain-containing protein: MKKPELLAPAGDLVRMKYAFAYGADAVYAGQPAFSLRARENGFKNLDDLAEGIAYAHEHGKKFYLTSNVIPRNVKVESFQKALNAALELKPDALIVADPGFVGWLLKEHPETEVHLSVQANTTNYLAASFWKNLGVRRIILSRELRLSEILEIKKQVPDLELEVFVHGAVCMAMSGRCMLSNWVTHRDANQGACDNSCRMPYRLYANSGPQVEDYREHEGSFTLQRTDRPELDPIALDEDTWGTYFMSSRDLCALDVIPELVAGGLDSFKIEGRTRSVYYLSQVVRAYRMAIDAVAAGNPVPEESRRAIRFVDGRGFMPGFLRGPLPQNYEATHVDAEGGCVAAQVKDFDAATGACLVNVKNPFSMDDTLELMTPDGMNPVEVEELLDFRGAAADRLNPGTEGRVFLGKNTLKNEKNAKFSFLVKKSKA; this comes from the coding sequence ATGAAAAAGCCTGAACTTTTAGCACCTGCGGGTGACCTTGTGCGAATGAAGTATGCGTTTGCTTATGGTGCAGACGCTGTATATGCAGGGCAACCTGCTTTCTCGTTGCGCGCTCGCGAAAATGGTTTCAAGAACTTGGACGACCTTGCCGAAGGCATCGCCTATGCGCATGAACATGGCAAAAAGTTTTACCTTACAAGTAACGTCATTCCGCGAAATGTGAAGGTGGAATCGTTCCAAAAGGCTTTGAATGCAGCTTTGGAACTCAAACCTGATGCGCTTATTGTTGCGGATCCGGGCTTTGTGGGTTGGCTTTTGAAGGAACATCCCGAAACGGAAGTGCATTTGTCTGTGCAGGCGAATACCACTAACTACTTGGCCGCTTCGTTTTGGAAAAATCTAGGTGTTCGTCGAATTATTTTAAGCCGTGAACTTCGTCTATCTGAAATTTTAGAGATAAAGAAGCAAGTTCCAGACCTTGAACTGGAAGTGTTCGTCCATGGCGCTGTTTGTATGGCAATGTCTGGCCGTTGCATGCTCTCGAACTGGGTGACGCACCGTGACGCCAATCAGGGCGCCTGCGATAACAGCTGCCGCATGCCGTATCGTTTGTACGCGAACTCCGGTCCACAGGTTGAGGACTATCGTGAACACGAAGGCTCGTTTACGCTCCAGCGCACGGATCGCCCTGAACTGGACCCGATTGCGCTCGACGAAGACACTTGGGGAACGTACTTTATGAGTAGTCGCGACCTTTGCGCCTTGGATGTAATCCCGGAACTTGTGGCGGGCGGGCTTGATTCGTTCAAGATTGAAGGCCGTACGCGCTCGGTTTACTACTTGAGCCAGGTGGTTCGCGCTTACCGTATGGCTATTGATGCGGTTGCTGCCGGGAATCCGGTGCCCGAAGAAAGCCGCCGTGCAATTCGATTTGTCGATGGGCGAGGCTTTATGCCGGGATTCTTGCGTGGTCCCTTGCCGCAGAATTACGAGGCAACGCATGTGGATGCCGAAGGCGGCTGTGTTGCAGCTCAGGTCAAGGATTTTGATGCGGCTACTGGCGCATGCCTTGTGAACGTGAAGAACCCGTTTTCGATGGATGATACCTTAGAACTCATGACTCCCGACGGAATGAACCCTGTTGAGGTCGAAGAACTACTAGATTTTAGGGGCGCTGCCGCTGATAGATTGAATCCGGGAACTGAAGGGCGAGTTTTTCTGGGAAAAAATACCTTAAAAAACGAAAAAAACGCCAAATTCAGCTTTCTTGTGAAAAAATCGAAGGCTTAG
- a CDS encoding DnaA ATPase domain-containing protein encodes MDNTVSLLDIAESPWQQVLDRVRSECKDFFGAVILDALGYEGMCNGYAMLTVPDELRENWVNSHYGDLLRKSFTTVFGSEFVDYRIRQIAPSDPIPEIKLTMPVIPKVVQAPKPVKRPKQALSLYARYTFENFVEGECNSTAFRACQAVAENPGDPSLNPLFVYGESGLGKTHLLQSIAAKIQKSRPEASIVYCHAYDFLRDATAMASALHNKTGNVRELAQKFRERYELCDVLLLDDVQLLEKGLWTQERLAILIRHLRAEGKQVVISCDRHPSKFKVVDTDCDRSASKSSIPSISKKLLTPLESCVAVGIDEPDLATRMHLISKKSEDLPFAKADREEICRYLSMPPRKNVRLIEGLLNFLGAMNMFCKADLNLNSVKRLVAPSEHGGHVELTAKNIIEAVALEYRVEVCELSSKRQSASISTPRKVAMFLCRELTTDSLQNIGAMFCRDYATVIAAINSLKKQMEKDASLARRIQDIRYMLEA; translated from the coding sequence GTGGATAATACTGTTTCTTTGTTGGATATTGCAGAGTCGCCCTGGCAACAGGTGCTCGACCGCGTGCGTTCGGAATGTAAGGACTTTTTTGGTGCCGTGATTCTTGACGCTCTTGGTTACGAGGGAATGTGCAATGGCTATGCCATGCTTACAGTTCCTGACGAGCTTCGCGAAAATTGGGTAAATTCCCATTATGGGGATTTATTGCGCAAGTCCTTTACGACTGTATTCGGTAGTGAATTTGTTGATTATCGCATTCGCCAGATTGCGCCTTCGGATCCGATTCCAGAAATCAAGCTCACGATGCCTGTTATCCCGAAGGTTGTACAAGCTCCGAAACCGGTAAAGCGTCCGAAACAGGCTTTATCGCTTTATGCACGATATACGTTTGAAAACTTTGTCGAAGGGGAGTGCAATTCTACCGCATTCCGCGCTTGTCAAGCGGTTGCCGAAAATCCGGGCGATCCGTCCTTGAATCCGTTGTTCGTGTATGGCGAAAGCGGCCTCGGCAAGACTCATTTGTTGCAGTCTATTGCTGCTAAGATCCAGAAAAGCCGCCCTGAAGCTTCTATTGTTTATTGCCATGCTTACGATTTCTTGCGCGATGCTACTGCGATGGCTTCTGCCTTGCACAACAAGACGGGCAATGTGCGTGAACTTGCTCAGAAGTTCCGCGAACGCTATGAACTTTGCGATGTCCTTTTGCTCGATGACGTGCAACTCTTGGAAAAGGGCCTCTGGACGCAGGAACGCCTTGCCATATTGATTAGGCATTTGCGTGCCGAAGGCAAGCAGGTGGTGATTTCTTGTGACCGTCATCCGTCCAAGTTCAAGGTTGTCGATACGGATTGCGATCGCAGTGCTTCGAAATCTTCTATCCCGAGCATTTCCAAGAAGCTTTTGACTCCGCTTGAATCTTGTGTTGCCGTGGGTATTGACGAACCGGATCTTGCAACCCGCATGCATTTGATTAGTAAAAAATCTGAGGACTTGCCGTTTGCAAAGGCAGACCGCGAAGAAATTTGCCGTTACCTTTCGATGCCGCCTCGCAAGAACGTGCGCTTGATTGAAGGTCTTTTGAATTTCCTCGGCGCGATGAACATGTTCTGCAAGGCTGATTTGAACTTGAATAGCGTCAAGCGTCTTGTGGCTCCGTCAGAACATGGTGGCCATGTGGAACTGACGGCCAAGAATATTATTGAAGCAGTCGCGCTGGAATACCGCGTTGAAGTTTGCGAGCTTTCGTCGAAGCGCCAGTCTGCTTCGATTTCTACACCCCGCAAGGTGGCGATGTTCCTTTGTCGTGAATTGACGACGGACTCGCTCCAGAATATTGGTGCTATGTTCTGTAGGGACTATGCCACTGTAATCGCCGCCATAAATTCCCTAAAAAAGCAGATGGAAAAGGATGCGTCCCTTGCAAGACGCATTCAAGATATCCGTTATATGTTGGAAGCCTAG
- a CDS encoding NAD(P)H-binding protein, producing the protein MIALLTGGAGVVGKALCRELIARGVCVRVLTLPGDSLAKSLPSEVDVRYGDVTDFDSIRGAFENVDVVYHLAAILLSTKRGAFEHVNTDGTRNVLEASKLAGVRRFLYVSSISVTYPVLTPYGESKKKGEALVQASGLDWTIVRPTLVIGDGGGVEFNMFRDYVKRFPVYFMPGGGKCLKRPVRSVDLVKGIAVAGLMSSAVGKTYALAGSTVMTMAEMAAHVLKNAGMRHLMIPLPWWISKRLAVLKNWIGGERVSAEQALAGFLYDAAPSIKEAECDLDYHPGSPF; encoded by the coding sequence ATGATTGCTTTATTGACGGGTGGCGCCGGCGTCGTAGGGAAGGCGTTGTGCCGGGAACTTATAGCACGGGGCGTGTGTGTCCGCGTCTTGACGCTTCCGGGCGATTCTTTGGCGAAGTCCTTACCGAGCGAGGTGGATGTTCGTTACGGCGATGTGACCGATTTTGATTCTATTCGAGGGGCGTTCGAAAACGTTGATGTCGTCTATCACTTGGCGGCAATTCTTTTATCGACAAAACGCGGTGCGTTTGAACATGTGAATACGGACGGCACGCGAAATGTGTTGGAAGCTAGCAAGCTTGCAGGTGTTCGCCGTTTCCTTTATGTTTCGAGCATTTCGGTGACGTATCCGGTGCTCACTCCTTATGGCGAAAGCAAAAAGAAGGGCGAGGCTTTGGTGCAGGCGTCTGGACTCGACTGGACGATTGTGCGCCCGACGCTTGTGATTGGCGATGGGGGCGGTGTCGAGTTCAACATGTTCCGCGATTACGTAAAGCGATTCCCGGTTTATTTTATGCCGGGTGGCGGTAAGTGCTTAAAACGCCCGGTCCGCAGTGTGGACTTGGTCAAGGGAATTGCCGTGGCAGGGCTTATGTCGAGTGCGGTGGGGAAGACTTACGCTCTTGCTGGCTCGACCGTGATGACGATGGCGGAGATGGCGGCGCATGTTTTGAAAAATGCCGGGATGCGCCACTTGATGATTCCGCTGCCGTGGTGGATTTCGAAACGGCTTGCCGTCTTGAAAAACTGGATTGGCGGCGAGCGCGTGTCTGCCGAGCAGGCTTTGGCGGGATTCTTGTACGATGCCGCCCCGTCCATCAAAGAGGCTGAATGCGACCTCGATTACCATCCGGGCAGCCCGTTTTGA